A region from the Felis catus isolate Fca126 chromosome F1, F.catus_Fca126_mat1.0, whole genome shotgun sequence genome encodes:
- the RASSF5 gene encoding ras association domain-containing protein 5 isoform X3: MTVDSSMSSGYCSLEEELEDCFFTAKTTFFRNVQTKQTPKNVCKPPEETQRPPTLQEIKQKIDSYNTREKNCLGMKLSEDGTYTGFIKVHLKLRRPVTVPAGIRPQSIYDAIKEVNLAATTDKRTSFYLPLDAIKQLHISSTTTVSEVIQGLLKKFMVVDNPQKFALFKRIHKDGQVLFQKLSIADCPLYLRLLAGPDNDVLSFVLKENETGEVEWDAFSIPELQNFLTILEKEEQDKIQQVQKKYDKFRQKLEEALRESQGKPG; this comes from the exons ATGACGGTGGACAGCAGCATGAGTAGTGGGTACTGCAGCctggaggaggaactggaggATTGCTTCTTCACTGCCAAGACCACCTTCTTCAGAAATGTGCAGACCAAACAAACTCCAAAG AATGTCTGTAAACCCCCGGAGGAGACGCAGCGCCCGCCCACACTGCAGGAGATCAAACAGAAGATTGACAGCTACAATACCCGGGAGAAGAACTGCCTGGGCATGAAGCTG AGTGAAGATGGCACCTACACGGGTTTCATCAAAGTGCATTTGAAACTTCGGCGGCCAGTGACCGTGCCTGCGGGGATCCGGCCCCAGTCCATCTACGATGCCATCAAGGAAGTGAACCTGGCGGCCACCACGGACAAGCGGACGTCCTTCTATCTTCCTCTGGATGCCATTAAGCAGCTGCACATCAGCAGCACCACCACGGTCAGTGAGGTCATCCAGGGGCTGCTCAAGAAGTTCATGGTTGTGGACAATCCCCAGAAGTTTGCACTTTTTAAGCGGATACACAAGGACGGGCAAG TGCTCTTCCAGAAACTCTCTATCGCTGATTGCCCCCTGTACCTGCGCTTGCTGGCTGGACCTGACAATGACGTCCTCAGCTTTGTGCTCaaggagaatgaaactggagagGTGGAG TGGGACGCCTTCTCCATCCCTGAGCTCCAGAACTTCCTCACGATCCTGGAAAAAGAGGAGCAGGACAAAATCCAACAAGTGCAGAAGAAGTATGACAAGTTTAGGCAGAAACTGGAGGAGGCCTTAAGAGAATCCCAGGGCAAACCTGGGTAA